A region from the Silene latifolia isolate original U9 population chromosome 7, ASM4854445v1, whole genome shotgun sequence genome encodes:
- the LOC141590230 gene encoding uncharacterized protein LOC141590230, translating into MDRSWISTTVPGDPKYKAGVLEFISFAIKNKGEDARLPCPCYMCHNFLYKRVDEILNHLDKWAFDKTYTCWIWHGEDKEETSTGSFLDNENGFDNANEGDRLDEMLRSAQDKFDDNPETFETLLSDSEKPLYAGSKYTKLSSILRLYNIKAGHGWTDRSFSLLLDVLKDILPEDNVLPSSTYEAKKSLYPMGLQYEKIHACSNDCILFRKEYEPLQNCPKCKASRYKKKEGVPAKTLWYFPIIPWFRRLFSHPEDAERLTWHKNGRKDDGLLRHPADSPQWKFIDGKYHEFGKEERNLRLALSTDGMNPFRSLSSTYSTWPVILVTYNLPPSLCMKRKYMMLSLLISGPKQPGNDIDVYLEPLIDDLKLLWEKGVSVFDAYRNETFNLRAMLFCTIQDYPAYGNVSGYTVKGEKACPVCDDGMKGEWLSSSRKMVYTGYRAYLPHDHHYRKQKKAFNGEQVFTGRPMILTGEQVFEKIKDIDTVFGKKNKSTLPKQGYKKCSVFWSLPYWRFLFIRHCLDAMHIEKNVCDSVIGTLLNIPGKTKDGEKARDDLKNMGIRSELHVVKNGNRKYLPPAAYTLSKKEKKEFCESLARVKVPDGYSSNISSLVSMENLKLMGLKSHDCHVLLQQLLPVAIRSILPKNVRYAITRLCLFFNAIFEKVVNPKDLDALESDLIVTLCQLEMYFPPSFFDIMVHLTVHLVREVRFCGPVYLRNQYPFERQMKTYKGYVKNLFRPEACIAERLLYESAVEHCNQYLTNVEVIGVPTSRNSERIEGEGIRGRKQLDLSFEKWHMAHTYILLNEDEVVPYVKRHLDFLKCQNRRANAKSIATAHNKSFVSWFKDEVMRELLESVVSVSDRLKSLAYGPNFSATFYSRYIINRCTFSTSDQDERSTTQNSGVTLEAMGMHFASAKDNRPLYSKMQYYGVIEEICEMHYSGFTVPLFGCKWADNNTGVHTDDLGYTLVNFDKSGHVEDPFILASQAKKVFYMSNPAKERWFVVITPKPRYAIDDYDHCDDNIEFEARSPRRLVQIDDRIAEDSSIYVRNDHNEGIWIEENRKRRREHS; encoded by the coding sequence ATGGATCGAAGTTGGATATCAACTACAGTACCGGGTGACCCAAAATACAAAGCCGGAGTATTGGAGTTTATTAGCTTTGCTATTAAGAATAAAGGAGAAGATGCTAGGTTACCTTGTCCTTGCTACATGTGCCATAATTTTTTGTATAAGAGAGTTGATGAAATACTTAATCATTTGGATAAATGGGCATTTGATAAAACATATACTTGTTGGATATGGCATGGTGAAGATAAGGAAGAAACTTCGACCGGTTCATTTTTAGATAATGAGAATGGATTTGATAACGCTAATGAGGGTGATAGGTTAGATGAGATGTTACGTTCAGCTCAAGATAAATTCGATGACAATCCCGAAACATTTGAGACATTGTTAAGTGATTCTGAGAAGCCCTTGTATGCAGGCAGCAAATATACAAAATTGTCAAGTATATTAAGGTTATACAACATAAAGGCTGGACATGGTTGGACGGATAGAAGTTTTAGTTTGTTACTTGACGTGTTAAAAGACATATTACCAGAGGATAATGTCCTTCCAAGTTCTACTTATGAGGCAAAGAAGTCATTGTACCCAATGGGCTTGCAATATGAAAAAATTCATGCTTGTTCAAATGACTGCATACTATTTAGGAAGGAGTATGAACCTCTGCAAAATTGTCCTAAATGCAAGGCGTCAAGGTACAAGAAGAAGGAGGGAGTGCCAGCAAAGACTTTATGGTATTTTCCAATTATACCATGGTTCAGACGGTTGTTTTCGCATCCAGAAGATGCAGAAAGGTTGACGTGGCATAAAAACGGCCGAAAAGATGATGGCTTACTTAGACACCCGGCTGATTCCCCACAATGGAAGTTTATTGATGGAAAATATCATGAGTTTGGTAAGGAAGAACGTAACCTACGCTTAGCATTGTCAACAGATGGAATGAATCCATTTCGTTCCCTTAGTAGTACCTACAGTACTTGGCCAGTTATTTTAGTTACTTATAACTTGCCGCCTTCTTTGTGTATGAAAAGAAAGTACATGATGTTATCCTTGCTAATTTCTGGGCCAAAACAACCGGGAAATGATATTGACGTGTACTTGGAGCCTCTTATTGATGATCTAAAATTGTTATGGGAAAAAGGTGTTAGCGTGTTTGATGCTTATCGAAATGAAACTTTTAACTTGAGGGCAATGCTTTTTTGCACCATACAAGACTATCCAGCATATGGTAATGTTTCTGGGTATACAGTGAAAGGGGAGAAGGCGTGTCCGGTATGTGATGATGGTATGAAAGGAGAGTGGTTGAGTTCGTCGAGAAAGATGGTTTATACTGGATATCGTGCATACCTACCACatgatcatcattatcgtaagcaAAAAAAGGCATTCAATGGTGAACAAGTATTCACGGGACGTCCAATGATCTTGACAGGTGAGCAGGTATTTGAAAAAATCAAAGACATTGACACCGTATTTGGAAAGAAAAATAAGTCCACTCTCCCAAAGCAAGGATATAAAAAATGCTCAGTGTTTTGGTCTCTACCATATTGGCGATTCTTGTTTATAAGACATTGTTTGGACGCGATGCACATTGAAAAGAATGTGTGTGATAGTGTGATTGGTACACTTTTGAATATTCCGGGGAAGACAAAAGATGGTGAAAAGGCTAGAGATGACCTGAAGAATATGGGGATTAGAAGTGAACTTCATGTTGTTAAAAATGGAAATCGTAAATATCTGCCTCCTGCTGCTTACACACTATccaaaaaagagaagaaagagtTTTGTGAGTCTTTGGCTAGGGTAAAAGTTCCTGACGGTTATTCTTCCAACATTAGTAGTCTGGTTTCAATGGAGAATTTGAAACTCATGGGTCTAAAATCTCATGATTGTCATGTTCTCTTGCAACAATTATTACCGGTGGCTATTCGTTCTATTTTGCCCAAAAATGTTCGTTATGCCATTACTAGATTGTGCCTTTTTTTCAATGCCATATTCGAAAAAGTAGTTAATCCGAAAGATTTGGATGCGTTAGAGAGTGATCTAATTGTTACTTTGTGTCAATTAGAGATGTACTTTCCTCCATCGTTTTTTGATATAATGGTTCACTTGACTGTGCACTTAGTGAGAGAGGTTAGATTTTGTGGTCCTGTGTATTTGAGAAATCAGTATCCATTTGAAAGGCAAATGAAGACATATAAAGGGTATGTTAAGAACTTGTTTCGGCCTGAAGCTTGTATTGCGGAGCGACTTCTTTATGAATCTGCTGTTGAACATTGTAATCAATATCTTACAAATGTCGAGGTGATAGGGGTTCCTACATCTCGAAATAGTGAAAGAATAGAAGGAGAAGGTATTAGAGGCCGTAAACAACTTGACCTGTCATTTGAAAAATGGCACATGGCTCACACTTATATTCTTCTCAATGAGGATGAAGTTGTGCCATATGTGAAAAGGCACTTGGATTTCTTAAAATGTCAGAATCGAAGAGCAAATGCAAAATCAATAGCAACTGCACATAACAAATCATTTGTCAGTTGGTTTAAGGATGAAGTGATGAGGGAGCTCCTTGAATCAGTGGTATCTGTTTCAGATCGTCTGAAGAGTTTAGCCTACGGACCAAATTTTAGTGCTACCTTCTATTCTAGGTACATCATTAATAGGTGCACGTTTTCCACAAGCGACCAAGATGAGAGAAGTACTACGCAAAATAGCGGTGTAACTTTGGAAGCTATGGGTATGCATTTTGCAAGCGCTAAAGACAATCGCCCATTGTATAGTAAGatgcaatattatggagtcaTTGAAGAAATTTGTGAGATGCATTACTCTGGTTTCACAGTACCACTTTTTGGATGTAAATGGGCGGACAACAATACTGGTGTTCATACTGATGATTTGGGATATACTTTGGTCAATTTTGATAAAAGTGGTCATGTAGAAGATCCTTTCATTCTAGCAAGTCAGGCGAAAAAAGTTTTTTATATGTCCAACCCAGCTAAAGAAAGATGGTTTGTAGTTATAACACCGAAACCTCGTTATGCTATTGACGACTATGATCATTGCGATGATAATATTGAATTTGAGGCAAGATCTCCGAGAAGGTTAGTGCAAATTGATGATCGTATTGCTGAGGACTCATCCATATATGTACGAAACGACCATAACGAGGGGATTTGGATTGAAGAAAATCGAAAGCGTCGTCGTGAGCACTCTTAA